A DNA window from Candidatus Atribacteria bacterium contains the following coding sequences:
- a CDS encoding SHOCT domain-containing protein, with product MRVLLMFFVILSLFPLIAFADIESCGFAWSWNQMMNFGHGGGMFMMFIFAIIIGLIIYFIITNTKSNRYTDEGFSNNSLDIIKERFAKGEISEEEFEKMKKALKR from the coding sequence ATGAGAGTTTTATTGATGTTTTTTGTCATATTATCTTTATTCCCGCTTATTGCATTTGCTGATATAGAAAGTTGTGGATTTGCATGGAGTTGGAATCAAATGATGAATTTTGGACACGGAGGAGGAATGTTTATGATGTTTATATTTGCCATTATTATTGGATTGATCATTTATTTTATTATTACTAATACAAAATCAAATAGATACACCGATGAGGGATTTAGTAATAATTCTTTAGATATTATTAAAGAACGATTCGCCAAGGGCGAAATTAGCGAAGAAGAATTTGAAAAAATGAAAAAGGCTTTGAAAAGATAA
- a CDS encoding YHS domain-containing protein, whose amino-acid sequence MAIDPVCKMEVDEKKAKFKSKHQDKTYYFCASGCKTAFDNNPEKYCKKVESDHPKRRGCC is encoded by the coding sequence ATGGCTATTGATCCGGTATGCAAGATGGAAGTAGATGAAAAAAAGGCAAAATTTAAAAGTAAACATCAAGACAAAACTTATTATTTTTGTGCTTCAGGTTGTAAAACGGCATTTGATAATAATCCAGAAAAATACTGTAAGAAAGTAGAGAGCGATCATCCCAAACGTCGCGGTTGTTGTTAA
- a CDS encoding ABC transporter ATP-binding protein has protein sequence MREWVIKADHLKKEYSSTSQRTVALKEIDIEIKKSEFVSFMGPSGAGKTTFLNLIGCLDKPTSGRLDILGYDPIKLNEEKLSRVRVEKIGFVFEDFFLLSSLNALENVQLPLIFAKNYSDTERPKNLLKRVGLGHRLTHYPNELSGGELQRVAVARALANNPEILLADEPTGNLDSRNAQELFNLFRDLNRKEGVTIVVATHNVKLGFSADRVVHLQDGKIEKDERLGQKGGR, from the coding sequence ATGAGAGAGTGGGTCATAAAAGCAGATCATTTAAAGAAGGAATATTCTTCTACATCTCAAAGAACAGTAGCCTTGAAGGAAATAGATATAGAAATAAAAAAAAGTGAATTTGTAAGTTTCATGGGACCATCGGGAGCAGGAAAGACTACTTTCCTGAATTTAATTGGATGTTTAGATAAGCCTACTTCAGGTAGATTAGATATTTTAGGGTACGACCCAATAAAATTAAATGAAGAAAAACTTAGCCGCGTTCGAGTTGAGAAAATTGGGTTTGTATTTGAGGATTTTTTCTTGCTTTCATCATTAAATGCGTTAGAAAATGTACAGCTACCTTTAATCTTTGCTAAAAATTATTCGGATACTGAGAGACCGAAAAATCTTTTAAAAAGAGTAGGATTAGGACATCGTCTAACCCATTATCCCAATGAGTTGAGTGGAGGAGAATTACAGAGAGTGGCAGTGGCTAGAGCCCTAGCTAATAATCCTGAGATTCTACTTGCCGATGAACCAACAGGTAACTTAGATAGCAGGAATGCACAGGAACTTTTTAATCTATTTCGAGATCTTAACAGAAAAGAAGGTGTAACTATTGTAGTTGCTACTCACAATGTAAAATTAGGTTTTTCAGCAGACAGAGTTGTTCACTTGCAGGATGGGAAAATAGAAAAAGATGAAAGGCTGGGGCAAAAAGGTGGCAGATAA
- a CDS encoding FtsX-like permease family protein, which produces MKFLVLAYKNLKRRKSRSFLTIGGVAVAVAVLVCLLGFNAGYQKALTSDVDKMGYQVVVTAKGCPYEAATMILNGEAGLKFIDEDIYKQITSDPDIDKITPLLAQLAYDPEKMEGKGGFTNYLGIEESYMPLKPNVEIIKGEWFSANDANEAILGYDAAESEKKSIGDKISIPGKDITLTIVGVFNRTGSQEDGTVFLPLKTTQRIFDIEGKLTGIGIKLKQIEKISEFEDRLYPIASIQVISMSQVKGTILNLVNSAKILIMSVAFIAIFVAIIGVINTILMSVFERTQEIGIMKAIGASRLDIFQLIWMETLIVCTLGGIFGSVIAIFGGNLVEILVRKVMPYTPGGKLLLITPELLLFSFLGVIIVGIISGVYPAFKAASMRPIEVIRSGE; this is translated from the coding sequence ATGAAATTCCTTGTTTTAGCTTATAAAAATTTGAAACGGAGGAAATCCCGCTCTTTTTTAACCATTGGCGGAGTAGCGGTAGCTGTAGCAGTTTTAGTCTGTCTTTTAGGTTTTAACGCCGGATATCAAAAGGCTTTAACCTCTGATGTCGATAAGATGGGATATCAGGTGGTGGTTACTGCCAAAGGATGTCCCTACGAGGCGGCAACCATGATACTTAACGGAGAAGCGGGGCTTAAATTCATAGATGAGGATATCTATAAACAAATAACCAGTGACCCTGATATTGATAAAATTACACCTCTTCTTGCTCAGTTGGCTTATGACCCGGAAAAAATGGAGGGTAAAGGAGGATTTACTAACTATCTTGGAATTGAAGAGAGCTATATGCCGCTTAAACCAAATGTGGAAATTATAAAAGGAGAATGGTTTTCGGCAAATGATGCCAATGAAGCAATTTTAGGATATGACGCTGCAGAATCTGAAAAAAAATCAATTGGTGATAAAATATCCATTCCCGGAAAAGATATTACACTTACCATAGTCGGAGTTTTTAACAGAACAGGTTCCCAGGAAGACGGAACGGTATTTTTGCCCCTAAAAACAACTCAAAGAATCTTTGATATAGAAGGCAAATTGACTGGTATAGGAATTAAATTGAAACAAATTGAGAAGATTTCGGAATTTGAAGATAGGCTATACCCGATCGCCAGCATTCAGGTAATAAGCATGAGCCAGGTAAAAGGGACCATCCTAAATCTAGTAAATTCAGCTAAAATTTTGATTATGTCTGTTGCCTTTATCGCTATATTTGTGGCGATTATTGGGGTTATTAATACCATATTAATGAGCGTCTTTGAACGAACACAAGAAATAGGCATTATGAAGGCCATAGGAGCCTCAAGGTTAGATATTTTTCAACTCATTTGGATGGAAACACTTATTGTTTGTACTCTAGGTGGCATCTTTGGTTCAGTGATCGCGATTTTTGGTGGAAATTTGGTGGAAATTTTGGTGAGAAAGGTAATGCCTTATACACCGGGTGGTAAATTACTCTTAATTACTCCGGAGCTTTTGCTTTTTTCTTTCTTGGGAGTAATCATAGTGGGCATAATTTCAGGGGTATACCCGGCATTTAAAGCGGCTTCTATGAGACCCATAGAGGTAATAAGGAGTGGAGAGTAA